The DNA window CCGGGCGCGCTTGAGAATCCGGTCGTCGGCGGCGCCGTCTCCGGCGTAGGCGACGTCCAGCCCCGCGCCGCGGAGCCAGCGGGCGAGGCGCGCGAGCATGTCGTCGGCGAGAAAGCGCGGGGCGTCCATCCTTCGATTCCCCCTCTCCCCACCGAGTGTAGCGGAAGGACGCGCCGGCGGTCGAGTTGCGCGCCGTCCTCCTTCGCGATAGGATCGACGGAGCGAAACGTGGAGAAAGCGAAACGGCCGGCTCCCGGCCGGCCCCGGAGGTGGGCCATGCCCGATTTCATCATCATGCGTCACGGCGAAGCGCACCCACCCGGCGTGGACCCGGAGAGGGGGCTGACCGGCGTGGGCCGCGAGGCGGCGGTTCGGACCGCGGAGCGTCTCGCCGCCGACGGCGTGCGCGTCGACCGGACCCTCCACAGCGGGAAGAAGCGCGCCGCTGAAACGGCGGAGATCCTGCACCGGCGGATCGGGAACGGGGGCGAGCCGGAAGTCCTTGCCGGGCTCCGCCCCGGCGACGCGGTGGAAGGGGCCATACTGGAAATGCAAAAATCGGCGGTGGGCTTGGCCGTGGTCGGGCATCTCCCCCACCTCGGCCGCATGATCGCCCGGCTCCTCGGCGGCGACGGGGAACCGACGCTCCGCACCGCCGAAGCGGTTCACCTACGAAGGACCGGCGACACCTGGAAAACGATCCGCGTCTATCCCCCCGAATAAACGGAGCGCCGGAGGCGAGGAAGAAGCCGACGGAGAGGCGGATCCGCGCCCGCCATCCCACAACGATAACCCGCGGCCCTCCCCGAAATCCGTGACGAGAGAA is part of the Candidatus Eisenbacteria bacterium genome and encodes:
- the sixA gene encoding phosphohistidine phosphatase SixA — its product is MPDFIIMRHGEAHPPGVDPERGLTGVGREAAVRTAERLAADGVRVDRTLHSGKKRAAETAEILHRRIGNGGEPEVLAGLRPGDAVEGAILEMQKSAVGLAVVGHLPHLGRMIARLLGGDGEPTLRTAEAVHLRRTGDTWKTIRVYPPE